A region of Candidatus Poribacteria bacterium DNA encodes the following proteins:
- a CDS encoding sulfotransferase domain-containing protein: MGDFRKIQLMIVGAQKAGTSSLLRYLAQHPDVHTHAQPELTFFLQEREYTRGYEWAFAKYFVGENAAGKIEDKQLIAKNVMVMHSPEVMQRIYEHNPEMHLVVLLREPVARAYSAYWWARRRGWENIKTYEEALAAEEARVNEDWFKWRQCAYQYNGIYYPHVKNLITQFGSSQVHCVLTDDLKERAETVCQQLFERIGIRSDFKPLIGERHNRAAMPRSERFNFLFTQFLASHNPIRKAIRKLVPDATAYKLRKAVLDWNDKPQENMKSVPPPINPETRERQMAYFKPFNEQLAELLGRDLSFWH; this comes from the coding sequence ATGGGAGACTTTCGTAAAATCCAGTTAATGATTGTTGGCGCACAGAAAGCAGGAACCTCTTCGCTCCTTCGCTACTTGGCGCAACACCCTGATGTACACACGCATGCACAACCAGAGTTGACGTTTTTCCTGCAAGAGCGTGAATACACGCGTGGGTATGAGTGGGCTTTTGCAAAGTATTTTGTTGGGGAAAATGCCGCTGGCAAAATTGAGGACAAACAACTCATCGCCAAAAATGTAATGGTCATGCATTCACCGGAAGTCATGCAGCGGATTTATGAACACAACCCTGAGATGCATCTCGTTGTGCTACTTCGGGAACCTGTGGCTCGTGCTTATTCTGCCTATTGGTGGGCTCGGCGGAGAGGTTGGGAAAACATCAAGACTTATGAAGAGGCACTCGCCGCTGAGGAAGCGCGTGTAAACGAAGATTGGTTTAAATGGCGACAGTGCGCCTATCAATACAATGGTATCTATTATCCACACGTCAAGAATTTGATAACCCAATTCGGTTCGAGTCAGGTACACTGTGTCCTAACTGACGACCTGAAGGAGAGGGCTGAAACTGTCTGTCAACAACTTTTTGAGCGCATTGGTATCCGTTCTGATTTCAAACCTCTTATCGGTGAACGACATAACCGAGCCGCTATGCCACGTTCCGAAAGGTTCAATTTTCTGTTTACGCAATTTCTGGCATCTCATAATCCCATCAGAAAAGCCATTCGCAAACTTGTCCCAGATGCTACCGCTTACAAGTTGAGAAAAGCTGTTCTGGATTGGAACGACAAGCCCCAAGAAAATATGAAATCGGTTCCACCACCAATTAATCCTGAGACGCGTGAACGCCAGATGGCGTATTTTAAACCCTTTAACGAACAATTGGCAGAATTGTTGGGCAGAGACCTCTCCTTTTGGCATTAA
- a CDS encoding MATE family efflux transporter: protein MIKRLLQHKTFWVMVITFAGMGLSLLVRVHLIPMRFGESDVAVALIAALNIVILVDTVVREGTKFSLVPLFVTREKEMNPTKYRLFVNNFLNLFLWGGFAVFILIEFFAPWIASGLLRKSTFDAQRETTLLRLCAPLLVFGCGSTVLGAFLNSKQHFKTVALRNALPAGIAAAVFLLIPNIENLENWIAMAYIVGFGIYFAYLGIGTYRTGHRYQFTGISVDTLNALKDTVTLPTLGFAIRQVTNRLLIGIYLASQLGGVAVARYDYAFRIFSALQTLIGISIATTGLPDMATDSAVNDKQKLGQTLNRNARTAVIIGFPVALFLLIFHAKISWLLYGRGKLDDAAIELIGHLLFWLSTGMVFSCLIPVLNAGLYAQKAYRSVFANMVTMAVLNFLVAYGLIRTLELRGIALAVSITALLAVANLTYLLRKTQVSWFQK from the coding sequence ATGATCAAAAGACTCCTACAGCACAAGACATTTTGGGTAATGGTGATTACCTTTGCTGGTATGGGGTTGAGCCTCCTCGTCCGAGTTCACTTGATTCCAATGCGGTTCGGTGAAAGCGATGTAGCCGTCGCGCTCATTGCCGCATTGAATATTGTTATATTAGTTGATACCGTTGTTCGAGAAGGTACTAAATTTAGTTTGGTTCCGCTCTTTGTAACACGTGAAAAGGAGATGAACCCTACAAAGTACCGACTTTTCGTCAATAACTTCCTTAATCTTTTTCTCTGGGGCGGCTTCGCGGTTTTTATCCTGATTGAGTTTTTCGCACCATGGATAGCAAGTGGTTTATTACGAAAATCGACTTTTGATGCGCAAAGAGAGACAACACTATTGAGACTATGTGCACCTTTGCTTGTTTTTGGATGTGGTAGTACCGTATTAGGGGCGTTCCTGAACAGTAAGCAACACTTTAAAACAGTCGCACTCCGAAACGCCCTGCCAGCTGGCATCGCAGCAGCTGTATTTCTGCTCATACCGAATATAGAAAACCTTGAAAACTGGATAGCAATGGCTTACATTGTGGGTTTTGGTATATACTTTGCATACTTGGGCATAGGGACATATCGAACAGGACACCGGTATCAGTTTACAGGCATCTCTGTGGATACACTAAACGCCTTGAAAGACACGGTCACTTTACCGACACTCGGTTTTGCGATACGCCAAGTCACGAACCGTTTGCTGATTGGAATATACCTTGCCTCGCAACTTGGGGGCGTTGCTGTGGCACGGTATGACTATGCCTTCCGGATTTTCTCGGCACTACAGACACTCATCGGTATCAGTATTGCGACGACGGGTTTACCTGATATGGCAACGGACAGCGCAGTAAACGATAAACAGAAATTAGGACAAACCCTCAATCGAAATGCACGTACAGCTGTAATCATTGGATTCCCAGTCGCACTATTCTTGTTAATATTTCATGCAAAAATCAGTTGGTTATTATATGGACGCGGTAAACTTGATGACGCAGCAATTGAACTGATAGGACACCTCCTCTTTTGGCTCAGCACGGGTATGGTGTTCTCTTGTCTGATACCTGTACTGAATGCTGGGCTTTACGCACAAAAAGCGTACCGATCTGTTTTCGCGAATATGGTGACGATGGCTGTTCTCAATTTTTTAGTGGCGTACGGATTGATTAGAACCTTGGAACTTCGAGGAATCGCACTCGCTGTATCCATCACTGCACTACTCGCTGTTGCAAACCTGACGTATCTCCTCCGAAAGACGCAGGTTTCTTGGTTTCAAAAGTAG
- a CDS encoding sulfotransferase: MKNVKIPDETPILEKIDSGQQTKCVRDYHYLIVAGTTKAATTSLFAYLADHPAVCAATYKETRFFLSDAYPLPSKYRYKGDAEEYNLLFSGSDETQLRMESTPDYLYCEKARGRIVEFLPYAKLVFSLREPISRLISWYRFAKQIGKLPQTLNFDAYIELLFSSVDCHRENEEQHLQTLQQGCYTIYLERYFKQFDPARIHVLFYEELAAQPLNTMTELCNFADIDADFYSDYAFEVTNRSQKMRNSELHRKYRDFRFRLRQWTHNKPIVHIPLRTIRRTIEPLYLRLNTQTDEKTQMSEETRHRLINYYKPDVHALGELIGKPLPWETFVKSS, encoded by the coding sequence ATGAAGAACGTAAAAATCCCAGATGAGACTCCAATTTTAGAGAAAATCGATTCTGGACAACAGACGAAGTGTGTTCGGGATTATCACTACCTCATCGTGGCGGGCACTACGAAGGCGGCAACGACATCTCTTTTCGCATATCTTGCCGACCACCCAGCTGTTTGTGCTGCGACTTACAAGGAAACCCGATTTTTTCTCAGTGATGCTTATCCGCTTCCCTCAAAATACCGATATAAAGGTGATGCTGAGGAATACAACCTTTTGTTTTCTGGTTCTGATGAAACACAGCTCAGAATGGAGTCTACACCTGATTATCTGTATTGTGAAAAGGCACGTGGGAGAATCGTCGAGTTTCTACCGTATGCAAAATTGGTTTTCAGCCTTCGAGAACCGATTTCAAGGTTAATCTCGTGGTATCGCTTTGCGAAGCAGATTGGCAAATTGCCACAAACCTTGAATTTCGATGCATACATCGAATTGCTTTTCTCTTCTGTTGACTGCCACAGAGAGAACGAGGAACAGCACTTGCAAACACTTCAGCAGGGATGTTATACTATCTATTTGGAGCGTTATTTTAAGCAATTTGATCCAGCGCGTATCCACGTCCTCTTTTATGAGGAACTTGCAGCACAGCCATTAAATACCATGACGGAATTATGCAACTTCGCTGATATAGATGCCGATTTTTATAGCGATTACGCCTTTGAAGTGACGAATCGTTCCCAGAAAATGCGAAATTCCGAGTTGCATCGGAAATATAGGGACTTCCGGTTTCGATTGCGACAGTGGACACATAACAAGCCAATTGTTCATATCCCTTTGCGGACGATTAGACGAACAATTGAGCCGCTCTATCTCCGATTAAACACGCAGACGGATGAGAAGACTCAGATGTCAGAAGAGACGCGGCACCGTTTAATCAATTATTACAAACCAGATGTTCATGCCCTCGGTGAATTAATTGGGAAACCTTTACCATGGGAGACTTTCGTAAAATCCAGTTAA
- a CDS encoding NAD-dependent epimerase/dehydratase family protein: MNKKALVTGGAGFMGAHVVSELIHQGNTEVVALDDLSGGFRANLAPAVTFVEGSILDAQLINQLCEQYQFDYIYHLAAYAAEGLSHFIKRFNYQNNLIGSVNLINAAINHNVKRFVFTSSIAVYGENQLPMHEGLIPVPEDSYGIAKYAVEQELAVSKRLFGLDYTIFRPHNVYGELQNISDKYRNVIGIFMNNIMQDKPLRIFGDGEQTRAFTHIADVAPHIARAVDIPEASGEIFNVGSDEHVSVNELADLVMTAMDKEVSVINVHAREEVKHAYCSHEKFQQVFGKTAQVALDEGLHRMATWAKSVGPRPATEFGDIEIRKNLPDGWK; the protein is encoded by the coding sequence ATGAACAAAAAAGCATTAGTCACAGGAGGTGCGGGCTTTATGGGCGCGCACGTCGTTAGTGAACTTATCCACCAAGGTAACACGGAAGTTGTCGCACTTGATGACCTGAGTGGCGGCTTCCGGGCGAATCTCGCCCCTGCCGTAACCTTTGTTGAGGGAAGTATCCTTGATGCTCAGCTTATAAATCAACTCTGTGAGCAATATCAATTCGATTATATCTATCACCTTGCCGCTTATGCAGCGGAGGGACTGAGTCACTTTATCAAACGGTTTAACTACCAAAATAATCTCATCGGAAGTGTAAACCTCATCAACGCAGCGATAAACCACAATGTCAAACGATTTGTATTCACTTCTTCTATCGCTGTTTATGGAGAAAACCAACTCCCAATGCATGAAGGACTCATCCCTGTCCCGGAGGATTCTTACGGTATTGCTAAGTACGCGGTGGAACAGGAACTCGCTGTCTCTAAGCGGCTCTTTGGTTTGGATTATACGATTTTCCGCCCGCATAACGTTTATGGCGAACTCCAGAATATCAGCGACAAGTATCGAAACGTTATTGGTATCTTCATGAATAATATCATGCAGGATAAGCCGCTGCGTATTTTTGGAGATGGAGAACAGACGCGTGCCTTCACACATATCGCAGACGTTGCCCCGCACATCGCCCGTGCTGTGGATATACCAGAAGCATCCGGAGAGATTTTTAACGTCGGTTCGGATGAGCATGTTTCGGTGAACGAGTTAGCGGATTTAGTGATGACGGCAATGGATAAGGAAGTATCTGTCATCAACGTGCATGCGAGAGAAGAGGTTAAACACGCCTATTGTTCCCATGAGAAATTTCAGCAGGTGTTCGGAAAAACAGCGCAGGTTGCGTTAGACGAGGGGCTTCATCGCATGGCGACATGGGCTAAATCGGTTGGACCACGTCCGGCTACCGAGTTTGGTGATATTGAGATTCGCAAAAATCTGCCCGATGGCTGGAAATAA